Proteins encoded by one window of Lathyrus oleraceus cultivar Zhongwan6 chromosome 1, CAAS_Psat_ZW6_1.0, whole genome shotgun sequence:
- the LOC127122071 gene encoding albumin-1 E precursor, translating into MASVKLASLIVLFATLGMFLTKYAGAASCNGVCSPFEMPPCGTSACRCIPVGLFIGYCRNPSGVFLKANDEHPNLCESDADCRKKGSGKFCGHYPNPDIEYGWCFASKSEAEDVFSKITPKDLLKSVSTA; encoded by the exons ATGGCTTCCGTTAAACTGGCTTCTTTGATCGTCTTGTTTGCCACATTAG GTATGTTCCTGACAAAATATGCAGGAGCAGCAAGCTGCAATGGGGTTTGTTCTCCATTTGAGATGCCACCATGTGGCACTTCAGCTTGTCGATGTATCCCTGTTGGTCTATTTATAGGTTACTGCAGAAATCCATCTGGAGTTTTCTTGAAGGCGAATGATGAACACCCTAACTTATGTGAGTCTGATGCCGATTGTAGGAAGAAAGGAAGTGGGAAGTTTTGCGGTCATTATCCTAATCCTGATATTGAATATGGATGGTGTTTTGCCTCTAAATCTGAAGCAGAAGACGTTTTCTCTAAGATTACCCCAAAAGACTTGTTGAAGAGTGTTTCCACTGCTTAA
- the LOC127122088 gene encoding uncharacterized protein LOC127122088, with amino-acid sequence MSSLGTSKGILEIAKFGVYVTVPIVLMYVYASNPDNTLHKFIGKKSYVEYPKDTQKPPPPEELREMAREIARKRNNP; translated from the exons ATGTCATCACTGGGAACTTCAAAGGGGATTCTAGAGATCGCTAAGTTTGGGGTTTACGTTACTGTACCCATCGTTCTTATGTACGTTTATGCCAGCAATCCCGACAACACTCTCCACAAGTTCATCGGAAAA AAGTCATACGTTGAATATCCCAAGGATACACAAAAGCCACCACCGCCAGAGGAGCTTAGAGAGATGGCGAGGGAGATAGCTCGCAAAAGGAACAACCCCTGA
- the LOC127095649 gene encoding putative U-box domain-containing protein 42, whose protein sequence is MVGLELIPIGTILAVLTSQVVRTANAAKDVLIDKESFNILSKHLLDIAPVLKELQLQELNESQAARVALESLESDVKQASNLVEKYRNSGHFYLLMKCHYIVKEVEQVIRDIGRSLAALSLANTEVLSRISDQVNRLQSEMQRAEFEASQSQLDIVDKLNHGIKEQKLDQAFVNDMLEEIARAVGVPVEPSEISKEIASIRWEKEEAANRKERAEVIFLEQIILLLSQADTASDFEEVKKQYFQRVQVIERYGSREKYIPPLNSFCCSITEAVMVDPVSLCTGTTCERSAIEVWFDDGNMTDPKTKEVLEDTTLRSNIRLRESIVEWRELNCCFRIKSIRENLLSNSGLLLHESLSQMQALIKENSINKDWISIGELTDIIISILGNSDSIDVKMKILITLKGVVEGHARNKEKVVESQGWRYIISCLHNDSRVIKEAVDLLYELLQDRSGWNKSFCEKLSEHPSTVNYLVTILNGPVSDSIETAEKILTELFEIDEENICCAAKFGWYKALVDRMIQGSKTFFSSSSLLR, encoded by the exons ATGGTTGGATTGGAACTCATACCGATAGGTACAATTTTGGCTGTTTTAACTAGCCAGGTTGTGAGAACAGCTAATGCTGCAAAAGATGTTCTTATCGACAAAGAAAGTTTTAATATCCTTTCGAAACACCTGCTTGATATTGCACCAGTCCTAAAGGAATTGCAGCTTCAGGAACTGAATGAGTCACAAGCTGCAAGGGTTGCTCTGGAGTCTCTTGAATCAGATGTAAAACAAGCAAGTAATTTGGTTGAGAAGTACAGGAACAGCGGCCATTTTTACTTACTTATGAAGTGTCATTACATAGTCAAGGAAGTTGAACAAGTCATTAGGGATATCGGAAGGTCTCTAGCTGCATTGTCTCTTGCAAATACTGAAGTCCTATCAAGAATTTCTGATCAAGTCAACAGACTACAGAGTGAGATGCAAAGGGCCGAGTTTGAGGCTTCACAATCTCAGCTTGACATTGTTGATAAGTTGAACCATGGAATTAAGGAGCAAAAATTAGATCAGGCTTTTGTGAACGATATGCTCGAAGAGATAGCAAGGGCAGTCGGGGTGCCAGTGGAGCCTTCAGAGATCAGCAAAGAGATAGCCAGCATTAGGTGGGAAAAAGAAGAAGCTGCAAACAGGAAAGAAAGAGCAGAAGTTATATTTTTGGAGCAGATCATTTTGCTACTCTCTCAAGCTGATACAGCAAGTGATTTCGAAGAAGTTAAGAAGCAATATTTTCAAAGGGTTCAGGTAATAGAAAGATATGGTTCAAGGGAAAAATATATTCCGCCACTTAATTCTTTCTGTTGTTCGATAACTGAAGCTGTTATGGTAGATCCTGTCAGTCTTTGCACCGGTACTACATGTGAGAGATCTGCCATCGAAGTTTGGTTTGATGATGGCAATATGACTGACCCGAAAACGaaagaggttcttgaagatactACCTTAAGGTCGAACATTCGGTTAAGAGAATCCATAGTAGAGTGGAGAGAACTTAATTGCTGCTTCAGAATAAAGTCTATCAGGGAAAACTTATTATCTAATTCTGGCTTATTATTGCACGAGTCCTTGAGTCAGATGCAGGCTCTCATAAAAGAGAATTCGATTAATAAGGATTGGATTTCTATAGGAGAACTTACTGATATTATCATCTCCATCCTTGGGAACTCTGATTCTATAGATGTCAAGATGAAGATCTTGATTACTTTGAAGGGTGTTGTTGAGGGGCATGCAAGAAACAAG GAAAAAGTGGTTGAATCTCAAGGATGGCGATACATTATTTCCTGCTTACACAATGACTCTAGAGTAATAAAGGAAGCAGTTGACTTGCTCTATGAATTGCTTCAAGACCGTTCTGGTTGGAATAAAAGTTTCTGCGAAAAACTTTCTGAGCATCCCAGCACGGTCAATTACCTTGTTACCATTCTAAACGGACCTGTCAGCGATTCAATTGAAACTGCAGAAAAGATTTTGACGGAGCTTTTTGAAATAGATGAGGAAAATATTTGTTGTGCTGCTAAGTTTGGCTGGTACAAAGCACTTGTTGATCGCATGATTCAAGGTAGCAAGACTTTCTTTTCCAGTTCATCTTTGTTGCGTTGA